Within Gemmatimonadota bacterium, the genomic segment CCCCGAGCGCGCCGGCGAGGTGCCGCCGACGTAGACGTAGAGGTTCGCCTTGTCACGCGGGCTCGAGAGGAGCGAGTGGGTGTGCGACCCGCGGCAGGTCTGCACCTGCGCCACGACCTTGGGCGCGTCGAGGTTCGTGATGTCGAAGATGCGCACGCCGCGGAAGCGTTCGGCGCTCACCGTGTCGCCCACGCCTTGCGTGCCGCAGTCCACGCGTCCGCGCGTCTCCTCGACCGACATGAAGAGCAGGTTGCCGTGCACCGAGACGTCACCTTGCCCACCCGGGCAGGCGATGGTCGTGCGGAGCGTCGGCGTGGGGCCGCTCACGTCCCACACCTGGATGCCGTAGTAGCCGCCCTGGAAGACGAGGTTCCCCTTGAAGGCGAGATCGGCATTGATGAAGCCGAAGTCGCCGAGGTCGGCGGGATTGGTGAAGGCGGCGGGGCGCTGGACCGTGGAGACGAGCCGCATGTTGCGGACGGCGGTCCCCGCGTCGGCGAAGCCGGCACGCAGCCCGGCGCGCGGATCGGTGGTGCTCGCCCGCGGACCGGCCGGCTGGGTGGCCGTGGCCGCCACGCCCTGGGCTGCGAGTGGGACGAAGGCGAGCGGGGCGGCGACGAGCGCGGCGGCCGCGAGGACCAGGCCGAACGGACGGGAGGCGGGAGCGAGGCGCATCGGGACGATGGTCGTGGTGGGTCGGTGGCGGCGGACATGCATATGTATCCGGAAAGGCGCCCGTGCGCCATCTTTTCGACCATGTCGCTCACCCTCCAGGTGCTGCTCGCGCTGGCCGCCGGTTTCGCCGTCGGCCTCGTGCTGCCGAGCGCGGGTCCGGGGACCACCGAGACCGCGCTCGCCGTCATCGGCCCCGTGGGGACGATCTTCGTCAACGCGATCCGCATGACGGTCATCCCGCTCGTCGTCTCGAGCCTCATCGTGGGCGTGACTTCGGCGCCCGACCCGCGCGCGGTGGGCCGGATCGGCGTGCGCGCGCTCGTACTGTTCGTCGTGATCGTCGGGCTCGCCTCGGCGTTCGGCGTGGTGCTCGGGGCGCCGCTCCTCGCCCTGCTCCCACTCGACCCCGCCTCGATCGACGCGCTCCGCGCCGGCGCGGTCGGTGCCGGTGCGACGGCGACCGAGAGCGCGAAGAGCATCCCGACGGTGGGCGAGTGGCTCATCGCGCTCGTGCCGGCGAATCCCATCAAGGCCGCCGCCGACGGCGCGATGCTCCCGCTCATCGTGACCTCGGTGGTCTTCGCCGCGGCGCTGATGCAGGTCGCCGCCGAGCGGCGGGCCGCGGTCGTCCGCATCGTGGAGGGCGTGATGGACGCCTCCCTCGCCCTGGTGCGCGCGATCCTCGCCTTCGCGCCGCTGGGCGTCTTCGCCCTCGCCGTACCGCTCGCCGCGAAGATGGGCACGGGTGCGCTCGGCGCGATCCTCGGCTACGTGGTGATCGTCTCGGGGATCTGCGTG encodes:
- a CDS encoding dicarboxylate/amino acid:cation symporter; the protein is MSLTLQVLLALAAGFAVGLVLPSAGPGTTETALAVIGPVGTIFVNAIRMTVIPLVVSSLIVGVTSAPDPRAVGRIGVRALVLFVVIVGLASAFGVVLGAPLLALLPLDPASIDALRAGAVGAGATATESAKSIPTVGEWLIALVPANPIKAAADGAMLPLIVTSVVFAAALMQVAAERRAAVVRIVEGVMDASLALVRAILAFAPLGVFALAVPLAAKMGTGALGAILGYVVIVSGICVLFWVVVLYPAAVFVGRTDLRLFAQATLPAQTIAFSSRSSLAALPALLESVKDTLKLPPAIGSFLIPLAATMFRAGAGIGQTVGVLFIARLYGVDLGVAQLATIAVTSLVTSFSVPGVPGGSIIVMVPVLMAAGIPVEGVGILLGADTIPDMFRTTTNVTGHMTAAVILARGEANPGGTS